The following are from one region of the Cloacibacterium normanense genome:
- a CDS encoding YHS domain-containing (seleno)protein, protein MKKHIAIILVFLLHFFAFSQKTEHRNLDNKLAIQGYDPVSYIEQNKAVKGKKEFAVNVNGVIYYTSSAKNKELLKKFPTKYEPAYGGWCAFAMGDYGEKVEINPNTFKVIDGKTYLFYNKLFTNTLTSWNKNEEKLKKQANQNWEKLTKK, encoded by the coding sequence ATGAAAAAACACATCGCAATTATTCTCGTTTTCTTACTTCATTTTTTTGCTTTTTCTCAAAAAACAGAGCATAGAAATTTAGATAACAAATTAGCAATTCAAGGCTATGATCCCGTTTCATATATTGAGCAAAATAAAGCCGTAAAAGGTAAAAAAGAATTTGCGGTAAACGTAAACGGAGTAATTTATTACACTTCGTCTGCCAAAAACAAAGAACTCTTGAAAAAATTTCCAACCAAATACGAACCAGCTTATGGAGGTTGGTGCGCATTTGCAATGGGAGATTATGGCGAAAAAGTAGAGATTAATCCAAATACTTTTAAAGTAATTGATGGAAAAACTTATCTCTTTTACAATAAATTATTTACCAACACCCTCACTTCTTGGAACAAGAACGAGGAAAAACTGAAGAAACAAGCCAATCAAAACTGGGAAAAATTAACTAAAAAGTAG
- a CDS encoding redoxin domain-containing protein: protein MFTKIIYTVLFLVGISFNAQSKDGINFQTKNLEEAKKLAQQENKLIFIDLYTTWCGPCKLMKKNTFPDAELGAFFNKNFISLYIDAEKEGVDLAKKFKIVNYPSFLFLDKNGELVQYDYGYYNAKQFLTVGYSVLEKRNLGNKTPTLAEVKGKLVGETIPDFTAQNQFGNTFSLSQEKKKTVLVFIRGQWCPYCNKYVESLQNIAPELESKNTQLVIISPEKPEFIAKTIDKTKTSYSVLYDENYKIAELFDVLYIPERKTLDLYEKHLGDDFKKSRSDETGRLPVSATYILDENQKIIWRHFNPDYKVRASLEDILKQL from the coding sequence ATGTTTACAAAAATCATTTATACCGTTTTATTTTTAGTTGGTATTTCATTTAATGCACAAAGCAAAGACGGAATCAATTTTCAGACTAAAAATTTAGAAGAAGCCAAGAAACTGGCTCAGCAAGAAAACAAACTCATTTTCATTGACTTGTACACTACATGGTGCGGACCTTGCAAGCTAATGAAAAAGAATACATTTCCTGATGCAGAATTGGGAGCATTTTTCAACAAAAATTTTATCAGCCTTTACATTGATGCCGAAAAAGAAGGTGTAGATCTTGCCAAAAAATTCAAAATTGTAAATTATCCCTCTTTTCTTTTCTTAGATAAAAATGGTGAACTGGTACAGTACGATTATGGATATTACAACGCAAAACAGTTTCTTACTGTTGGATATTCGGTTTTAGAAAAAAGAAATTTAGGTAACAAAACGCCAACTTTAGCTGAGGTAAAAGGTAAATTGGTAGGCGAAACTATCCCAGATTTTACTGCACAAAATCAGTTTGGCAATACATTTTCTCTGTCTCAGGAAAAAAAGAAAACAGTTTTGGTTTTCATTCGTGGACAATGGTGTCCTTACTGCAATAAGTATGTAGAAAGTCTTCAAAATATTGCTCCTGAATTAGAATCTAAAAATACACAACTGGTAATTATTTCACCCGAAAAGCCCGAGTTCATTGCAAAAACCATCGATAAAACCAAAACTTCATATTCTGTTTTGTATGATGAAAATTATAAAATCGCAGAACTTTTTGATGTACTCTACATTCCTGAAAGAAAAACTTTAGACTTATACGAAAAACATTTAGGAGACGATTTCAAAAAAAGCCGTTCAGACGAAACTGGAAGACTCCCTGTTTCTGCTACTTATATATTAGATGAAAATCAAAAAATTATTTGGCGACACTTCAACCCCGATTATAAAGTGAGAGCTTCATTAGAAGATATTTTAAAACAACTTTAA
- a CDS encoding RNA polymerase sigma factor → MNKRTTNSLAIEDFQKDNNIAFGILYKKYFGYTRKFVLENKGNLEDAEDVFQDALIILYEKLYDDHFKAYTCLANYVTGISKNLWLKKLRNRNFSVEVYESYYFENKEEINLAIENERNYWDKLNDYINEISAHCQNLIHDIFMKNKNIDEIQEKYKYSSKHNAQNQKHKCVEQIRKIKKEDNF, encoded by the coding sequence ATGAATAAAAGAACTACGAATTCTTTGGCAATAGAAGATTTCCAGAAAGATAATAATATTGCTTTTGGAATTCTTTATAAAAAATATTTTGGCTACACTCGGAAATTTGTTCTCGAAAACAAAGGAAACCTGGAAGATGCAGAAGATGTTTTTCAGGATGCGTTGATTATTTTGTATGAAAAACTATACGATGATCATTTCAAAGCCTACACTTGCCTCGCAAATTATGTAACCGGAATTTCTAAAAACCTTTGGTTAAAAAAACTGCGAAATAGAAATTTTTCTGTAGAAGTCTATGAAAGTTATTACTTTGAAAATAAAGAAGAAATAAATCTGGCAATAGAAAACGAAAGGAATTATTGGGACAAACTGAATGATTACATCAATGAAATTTCTGCACATTGCCAAAATCTCATTCACGATATTTTTATGAAGAACAAAAATATTGATGAAATTCAGGAAAAATATAAGTATTCTAGCAAACATAATGCTCAAAATCAAAAACATAAATGCGTAGAGCAGATTCGGAAAATAAAAAAAGAAGATAATTTTTAA
- the tilS gene encoding tRNA lysidine(34) synthetase TilS, whose amino-acid sequence MLDFNNFKENLEVLGEDIFSKKFLLAVSGGSDSMVLSHLFRFLESAQNDNGLEFQVAHVNYHFRGEDSNLDQKIVEDFCKKNDIKFHLKDVSEQEKNQMKSLQNWARGIRYEFFFKILKEENLDFIVTAHHLNDELETFIINLSRGSGIKGLSGIPKNENRILRPFLTFSKSEIYAFAEENNIDFREDKSNQKDDYLRNKIRHHLTPKLLEIFPNFLNQFQESLSYLNSANQFFQEEIQKTFEEILISGDEKEFVLDKEKLLKKHKTIIVEIIRKLGFTGIEIEKVIFSENGKFFRSNSHEISIKRKEIYCKKKHEKDE is encoded by the coding sequence TTGTTAGATTTTAACAATTTTAAGGAAAATTTAGAAGTTTTAGGAGAAGACATTTTTTCTAAAAAATTTCTTTTGGCTGTTTCTGGTGGTTCAGATTCTATGGTGCTTTCGCACTTGTTTAGATTTTTAGAATCCGCTCAAAATGACAATGGTCTAGAGTTCCAAGTAGCTCATGTTAACTATCATTTCCGAGGAGAAGATTCTAATCTTGATCAAAAAATTGTAGAAGATTTTTGCAAAAAAAATGACATCAAATTTCATCTAAAAGATGTTTCAGAACAAGAAAAAAATCAGATGAAATCGCTTCAAAATTGGGCGAGAGGAATCCGATATGAGTTCTTTTTTAAAATTTTAAAGGAAGAAAACCTTGATTTTATAGTAACTGCTCATCATTTGAATGACGAATTAGAAACCTTTATCATCAATCTTTCCAGAGGTTCCGGAATTAAAGGATTGAGCGGAATTCCTAAAAATGAAAACCGAATTTTGCGTCCGTTTTTGACCTTCTCAAAATCAGAAATATATGCTTTTGCAGAAGAAAACAACATCGATTTTAGAGAAGATAAAAGCAACCAAAAAGATGATTATCTGAGAAATAAAATCAGACATCATCTAACGCCCAAATTATTAGAAATTTTTCCTAATTTTTTGAATCAATTTCAAGAAAGTCTTTCATATCTTAATAGTGCAAACCAGTTTTTTCAAGAAGAAATTCAAAAAACATTTGAAGAAATCTTAATAAGTGGAGACGAAAAAGAATTTGTTTTAGACAAAGAAAAATTACTAAAAAAACACAAAACAATAATTGTAGAAATTATTAGAAAACTTGGCTTCACGGGCATTGAAATAGAAAAAGTAATCTTTTCTGAAAACGGGAAATTCTTTAGAAGCAACTCCCACGAAATCAGCATTAAGAGAAAAGAAATCTATTGTAAAAAAAAGCATGAAAAAGATGAATAA
- a CDS encoding OmpA/MotB family protein, with the protein MKILKIFAVGAIALTLTSCVSKKQYEALNLNYKQCIENAGERQRQIQDLQAANAGLTSENNLLRDQNGALKSSLDACLSNAGKGSANIDKLIGEINASNSYIKRLISTNSKNDSLNLALSNKLKRSLDNVADADVDVKVLKGVVMISLSDKMLYKTGDYNILPAAQEVLGKVAKVINDYDTYSVLIEGNTDNVPLASANLPKDNWDLSALRATSVAKILQTQFGVNPNRITAGGRSEYNPKTTNASVSGRAENRRTEIIIMPKLDEFMKLMDIAPVKK; encoded by the coding sequence ATGAAAATTTTAAAAATTTTTGCTGTTGGAGCAATCGCACTTACGCTTACTTCTTGTGTAAGCAAAAAACAATACGAAGCGCTAAATCTTAATTACAAACAATGTATTGAGAATGCTGGAGAGAGACAAAGACAAATTCAAGATTTACAAGCAGCAAATGCAGGTTTAACCAGTGAAAACAACTTATTAAGAGATCAAAACGGTGCCCTTAAATCTTCATTAGACGCTTGTTTGTCAAACGCAGGAAAAGGTTCTGCTAATATTGATAAATTAATCGGAGAGATTAATGCGTCTAACTCTTACATTAAGCGTTTGATTTCTACCAATTCCAAAAATGACAGTTTAAATTTAGCTTTATCTAATAAATTGAAAAGAAGTTTAGATAATGTAGCAGATGCAGATGTAGACGTAAAAGTTCTAAAAGGAGTAGTGATGATTTCACTTTCTGACAAAATGCTATACAAAACAGGAGATTACAACATTTTACCAGCTGCTCAAGAAGTGCTAGGAAAAGTGGCTAAAGTGATTAATGATTATGATACTTACAGCGTTCTCATTGAAGGTAATACAGATAACGTTCCTTTAGCAAGTGCTAATTTACCAAAAGACAACTGGGATTTATCAGCGCTTAGAGCTACTTCAGTTGCGAAAATTTTACAAACACAATTTGGGGTAAATCCTAACAGAATTACAGCAGGAGGTAGAAGTGAGTACAATCCTAAAACTACCAATGCTTCAGTTTCTGGACGTGCAGAAAACCGTAGAACAGAAATCATCATCATGCCTAAGCTAGATGAATTCATGAAATTAATGGACATCGCTCCAGTTAAAAAATAA
- a CDS encoding O-methyltransferase, which yields MSYFEELHPEMDRYLEDTASAESEILKRLRKETFQKTTQPHMISGYLQGRFLSLISKMISPKNILEIGTFTGYAALCMAEGLQKDGKLTTLDVNEDLAYIPKKYFAESEFASQIEFRLENALDFLKNSSETFDLIFIDADKENYPEYLQLVKPRMKSGSVLMIDNVLWYGKVLDEKGNKQTEQIKLVNKLVAEDADFENVILPLRDGIHLVRKK from the coding sequence ATGAGTTATTTCGAAGAATTGCATCCAGAAATGGATAGATATTTAGAAGATACAGCTTCTGCAGAATCAGAAATTTTGAAAAGATTACGCAAAGAAACTTTTCAGAAAACTACACAACCACACATGATTTCTGGTTATCTCCAAGGCAGATTTCTTTCTTTGATTTCAAAAATGATTTCGCCGAAAAACATTCTAGAAATTGGAACTTTCACCGGTTATGCAGCGCTTTGTATGGCTGAAGGTTTACAGAAAGACGGGAAATTGACCACGCTAGACGTAAATGAAGATTTGGCTTACATTCCGAAGAAATATTTTGCCGAAAGTGAGTTTGCTTCTCAGATAGAATTCAGACTTGAAAATGCATTGGATTTTTTGAAAAATTCTAGTGAAACTTTTGATTTGATTTTCATTGATGCAGACAAAGAAAACTATCCTGAATATTTACAATTGGTAAAACCCAGAATGAAATCAGGAAGCGTTTTGATGATTGATAATGTACTTTGGTACGGAAAAGTGCTCGATGAAAAGGGAAATAAGCAAACCGAACAGATAAAACTCGTGAATAAATTAGTTGCTGAAGATGCAGATTTTGAAAATGTAATTTTACCTTTGCGAGACGGAATTCATTTAGTTCGTAAAAAATAA
- a CDS encoding C40 family peptidase, with product MEKYYCSVSVSPLRVEVSEKSEMISQILYGETFEILETEGNFSKIKMDFDGYEGWINTSVLKKQNTEISKKVITQSFGEFNLPEGKSLLSIGSEVSFATENAVDKNNLRESLVETAKKFLNVPFLWGGRSFFGVDDSGFVQLLYKVHGITLPRDPEQQALQGTARDFVEESEAGDLAFFEDAEGKIVHVGLVLSPFEIIHASGKVRIDSLDFSGIYNAEQNKHTHKLRFVKTMI from the coding sequence ATGGAAAAATACTACTGCAGCGTATCTGTTTCACCGTTGAGAGTCGAAGTTTCGGAAAAATCTGAAATGATTTCTCAGATTTTATATGGTGAAACCTTTGAAATTTTAGAAACAGAAGGGAATTTCAGTAAAATCAAAATGGATTTTGATGGTTATGAAGGTTGGATAAATACTTCAGTTTTGAAAAAACAAAATACTGAAATTTCTAAAAAAGTGATTACGCAGTCTTTTGGTGAATTTAATTTGCCAGAAGGTAAAAGTTTACTTTCCATAGGAAGTGAAGTCAGTTTTGCAACAGAGAATGCTGTTGATAAAAATAATCTGCGAGAAAGTTTAGTAGAAACGGCAAAAAAATTCTTGAATGTTCCTTTTTTATGGGGAGGAAGAAGCTTTTTTGGAGTAGATGATAGCGGATTTGTACAGTTGTTGTATAAAGTTCACGGAATTACTTTACCGAGAGATCCAGAACAACAAGCTCTGCAAGGAACTGCTCGTGATTTTGTAGAAGAAAGTGAAGCAGGAGATTTAGCGTTTTTTGAAGATGCAGAAGGAAAAATTGTTCATGTAGGTTTAGTATTATCGCCTTTTGAAATTATTCATGCAAGTGGAAAAGTGAGAATAGATTCTCTAGATTTTTCTGGAATTTATAATGCAGAACAAAATAAGCACACGCACAAATTGAGGTTTGTGAAAACAATGATTTAA
- a CDS encoding DUF1648 domain-containing protein, protein MINYKNINKLLLIIQVLLFLFLWIFTIIHFSELPEIIPQHYGFDGKPNVYGNKSMIWTLPIIGSLLFLLLNHVSKNTDSELLNISPKIKAKPELARTFVNALLVFILFLFSRILFEEIKIIKGFQESLSFFVPTIIIVMLVSIVGFNTYYHYKK, encoded by the coding sequence ATGATAAACTACAAAAACATTAATAAACTACTGTTAATTATTCAAGTTCTATTGTTTTTATTTTTATGGATTTTCACAATAATTCATTTTTCTGAACTTCCCGAAATAATTCCTCAACATTATGGATTTGATGGAAAACCAAATGTTTATGGAAATAAAAGCATGATTTGGACTTTGCCTATTATAGGGAGTTTACTTTTTCTTTTGCTCAATCATGTCTCAAAAAATACAGATTCAGAATTACTAAATATATCTCCAAAAATAAAAGCAAAGCCCGAATTAGCAAGAACTTTTGTAAATGCACTATTAGTTTTTATTCTATTCTTGTTTTCCAGAATTTTATTTGAAGAAATAAAAATTATTAAAGGATTTCAAGAAAGTTTATCTTTTTTTGTCCCTACAATAATTATTGTTATGTTGGTTTCTATTGTTGGTTTTAATACCTATTATCATTACAAAAAATAA